A genomic stretch from Anaerolineae bacterium includes:
- the ruvX gene encoding Holliday junction resolvase RuvX has product MKRVAALDIGGKRIGIALSDPEKMIAFPKGFVEAEKALEEIPHLFRQWSVGAVVVGIPVTLRGEEGPQALKVKEFLSSLEDAFRKEGMEIEIVLWDERLSTAQAEAFLRQAGYKAGKMRRRVDAASATLILQSYLDFLRRA; this is encoded by the coding sequence ATGAAAAGAGTAGCTGCGCTTGATATAGGGGGGAAACGCATAGGTATCGCCCTTAGTGATCCAGAAAAGATGATAGCTTTCCCAAAAGGATTCGTTGAAGCAGAGAAAGCCCTGGAGGAAATCCCTCACCTTTTCCGCCAGTGGAGCGTAGGAGCCGTGGTGGTGGGAATCCCGGTGACTCTGCGGGGGGAAGAGGGGCCTCAGGCCTTGAAAGTTAAGGAGTTCCTCTCATCCCTTGAAGATGCTTTCAGGAAGGAAGGGATGGAAATAGAGATTGTGCTATGGGACGAGCGCCTCTCCACTGCGCAGGCTGAAGCTTTCCTCCGGCAGGCTGGCTATAAAGCCGGGAAAATGCGGCGGCGGGTTGATGCTGCCTCCGCCACTTTAATCCTCCAAAGCTATCTTGATTTTCTCAGGAGAGCCTGA
- a CDS encoding heme exporter protein CcmB yields MDYWKSVGAIVKKDFLTEWRSREIFSSMFVFVMLVTLVFNFAFELRVEDVTKVAPGALWVAFAFAGVLGLNRSFILEKDKGCLEGLLLAPVDRSAIFFGKWLGNVTFMASVELLTLPVFSALFNVNLFRPALFLVLALGTFGFAGVGTLFAAMAINTRAREIMLPVLLFSVSIPIMISAVKATGVILDNSPLSEASHWIRLMVVFDVLFTAISLLTFEYVLEE; encoded by the coding sequence ATGGATTACTGGAAAAGCGTGGGGGCCATCGTAAAAAAGGACTTTCTAACCGAATGGAGAAGCAGGGAGATCTTCAGCTCCATGTTCGTCTTCGTGATGCTGGTAACCCTTGTTTTCAATTTCGCCTTTGAATTAAGGGTGGAAGATGTGACAAAAGTGGCTCCGGGGGCTCTGTGGGTGGCTTTCGCTTTTGCTGGGGTCCTGGGCCTCAATCGTTCATTTATCCTGGAAAAGGACAAGGGCTGCCTTGAAGGCCTCCTCCTGGCCCCGGTGGATAGAAGTGCCATATTCTTCGGCAAATGGCTTGGAAATGTAACTTTTATGGCTTCCGTAGAGCTTTTGACTTTGCCTGTTTTCTCCGCTCTATTTAATGTAAACCTTTTCCGACCTGCTCTTTTCCTTGTCCTGGCTCTTGGAACCTTCGGGTTTGCAGGGGTTGGCACTCTTTTCGCAGCTATGGCCATCAATACCAGAGCCAGGGAAATTATGCTCCCAGTGCTTCTCTTTTCCGTATCAATTCCCATAATGATTTCAGCCGTCAAAGCTACCGGAGTAATTCTTGACAACTCACCTTTATCCGAGGCCTCCCACTGGATAAGGCTTATGGTGGTTTTTGATGTGCTTTTTACCGCCATTTCCCTTCTTACCTTTGAATACGTCCTGGAGGAGTGA
- a CDS encoding cytochrome c biogenesis protein CcdA, whose amino-acid sequence MEPQKVNLLVALSAGVLSFLSPCVLPVIPAFIGYLSGVSLEEKGNRRKVFFHALSLVLGFSFAFTLMGASAGALGQLLKGVLPLIQKVGGIMIVLFGMHVMGLLKIPVLYQEKKIPFNPGAGAGYGASFLAGIVFSVGWTPCVGPILAAILLMAGNSATAWEGALLLVAYSLGLGIPFLAVGAALLPLSRWLRRASRYGNYLSWITGVFLIVVGFLLFTDTFRLLGGL is encoded by the coding sequence ATGGAGCCCCAGAAAGTAAACTTGCTGGTGGCATTGAGCGCTGGAGTGCTTTCCTTCCTTTCACCCTGTGTCCTGCCGGTCATCCCGGCGTTTATAGGCTACCTGAGCGGAGTCTCCCTTGAAGAAAAAGGTAACAGGAGGAAAGTTTTCTTCCACGCCCTCTCCCTTGTCCTGGGCTTTTCCTTTGCCTTCACTCTTATGGGAGCTTCGGCCGGAGCTCTGGGCCAGCTATTAAAAGGGGTCTTACCTCTCATTCAGAAAGTGGGGGGAATTATGATCGTTCTTTTCGGCATGCATGTTATGGGACTTTTGAAAATCCCTGTCCTTTATCAGGAGAAAAAAATCCCCTTTAATCCAGGCGCGGGCGCAGGATACGGCGCATCCTTTCTGGCCGGGATTGTATTCTCAGTGGGGTGGACCCCATGTGTGGGGCCAATCTTGGCGGCGATACTTCTAATGGCCGGAAATTCTGCCACAGCATGGGAGGGAGCCTTGCTCCTGGTCGCTTACTCTCTCGGACTTGGAATTCCCTTCCTGGCGGTTGGAGCTGCCCTCCTGCCCCTGAGCCGATGGCTCCGCCGAGCCAGCCGCTACGGGAATTACCTCTCCTGGATTACAGGTGTTTTTCTCATTGTTGTGGGCTTCCTGCTTTTTACCGATACTTTCAGGTTGCTGGGAGGTCTTTAG
- a CDS encoding DUF2085 domain-containing protein, producing MDRIAEWLAYQAIKHWLMIVNLAVALFLLPTILAPILMVAGFTEPARIIYSLYSITCHQLPERSFFIGPKLYYTLNEIREAMGPDAGNIAKRRAFIGNPEIGYKMAICERDFAIYFSILVAGLAFSLVRGKLEPLPFKGFLILCIPIAVDGLTQFLGLRESTPPGRIFSGSLFGAGLVWTLYPRIEAAFQEAREIAEEKWKKRSGKSTEGC from the coding sequence TTGGACAGAATAGCTGAATGGCTGGCTTATCAGGCAATCAAACACTGGCTGATGATAGTCAACCTGGCTGTGGCGCTTTTCCTGCTCCCCACTATACTGGCCCCTATCCTTATGGTCGCTGGTTTCACTGAGCCTGCCAGGATTATCTATTCCCTTTACAGCATTACCTGCCATCAGCTTCCGGAACGCTCCTTCTTCATAGGCCCCAAGCTGTACTATACCCTGAACGAAATTCGGGAAGCCATGGGGCCGGATGCCGGTAACATTGCGAAGCGGAGAGCTTTCATCGGAAATCCGGAAATCGGGTATAAAATGGCCATTTGTGAACGAGATTTTGCCATATATTTTTCCATCTTGGTGGCAGGGCTCGCCTTCTCTCTGGTAAGGGGAAAACTTGAACCTCTTCCCTTCAAGGGTTTCCTCATCCTGTGCATACCAATAGCTGTTGATGGTTTAACCCAGTTTTTGGGGCTTAGGGAAAGCACACCTCCCGGGAGGATTTTCAGCGGCTCCCTCTTCGGGGCGGGACTCGTCTGGACTCTGTATCCCCGTATAGAAGCGGCTTTTCAGGAGGCCAGAGAAATCGCGGAGGAAAAATGGAAGAAAAGATCCGGGAAATCCACCGAAGGCTGTTGA
- a CDS encoding endonuclease III, which translates to MEEKIREIHRRLLTQYGDKGGSKGWDPVTLLVSAILSQNTNDALRDRAFERLRARFSSWEEVRDAPVEEVEEAIRVAGLSRQKAFRIQQALRRITNEVGTLDLSFLRKMDLEEARKWLMSMEGIGPKTAAIILLFGLGMAAFPVDTHIFRVSKRLGLISQRTTREKAHKILESLIPPEHYYSFHLNMIEHGRKVCSPRHPRCQDCVLNDLCDFYRGSA; encoded by the coding sequence ATGGAAGAAAAGATCCGGGAAATCCACCGAAGGCTGTTGACCCAGTACGGTGATAAAGGCGGGTCAAAGGGCTGGGATCCCGTTACCCTGTTGGTTTCTGCTATCCTCAGCCAGAATACCAATGATGCCCTCCGGGACAGAGCTTTTGAAAGGCTCAGAGCCCGTTTTTCTTCATGGGAAGAAGTGAGAGACGCTCCCGTGGAAGAAGTGGAAGAGGCGATAAGAGTAGCGGGCCTTTCCCGTCAGAAAGCTTTCCGAATCCAGCAGGCTCTCAGGCGCATCACGAACGAGGTCGGAACCCTTGATCTTTCTTTCCTGCGAAAAATGGACCTGGAAGAGGCCAGGAAATGGCTCATGTCCATGGAAGGCATTGGGCCGAAGACAGCGGCTATAATCCTCCTTTTCGGGCTGGGGATGGCGGCTTTCCCGGTGGATACTCACATCTTCAGAGTTTCCAAAAGGCTTGGGCTCATCTCTCAGAGGACAACCCGAGAGAAAGCTCATAAAATCCTGGAAAGCCTCATTCCGCCCGAACATTATTACTCCTTTCATCTCAACATGATTGAACATGGCCGTAAGGTTTGTTCCCCTCGCCACCCCAGGTGCCAGGATTGCGTGCTGAACGACCTCTGCGATTTTTACAGGGGAAGCGCATGA